From a region of the Bradyrhizobium diazoefficiens genome:
- a CDS encoding usg protein, translated as MGLRSGTVSEDFRKQILGYGLTTAQILYRMPDHPSLLQTYVWQNYDMFPKFPALKDFLAFWQERLDGPLHSVTVAHSKLIKPAELRAVDGVFRLH; from the coding sequence ATGGGCTTGCGGAGTGGGACCGTTTCCGAGGATTTCCGGAAACAGATCCTGGGTTACGGGCTGACGACGGCACAAATTCTCTATCGGATGCCAGATCATCCCTCGCTGCTCCAGACCTACGTCTGGCAGAATTACGACATGTTTCCGAAATTCCCGGCGCTGAAGGACTTCCTGGCGTTCTGGCAGGAGAGGCTCGACGGCCCCCTCCATTCGGTCACCGTGGCCCATTCCAAGCTGATCAAGCCGGCCGAGCTGCGTGCCGTGGATGGCGTGTTCCGGCTGCACTGA
- a CDS encoding glycosyltransferase family 2 protein: MNEAIRPGPDNLPQAQEGPELSVIVPTFNERDNVMVLYRRLEATLANVAWEVVFVDDNSPDGTWDVVRALGQRDNRVRCIRRIGRRGLSGACIEGILASSAPYVAVIDADLQHDETQLPKMLLLLASDQAELVVGSRYIEGYKSEGFDKQRAGASALATEVARKMLRVEIADPMSGFFMVRRDRFEQLAPKLSVHGFKILLDLVATAHGGLRAVEIPYTFGARQHGESKLDSMVALDFLGLVLAKLSNDIVSLRFILFAMVGGIGLVVHLTTLFIALQLFKAPFAEAQAAGAIVAMTSNFILNNFLTYRDQRLKGFALLRGLIAFYIVCSVGLLANVGVAFSVYDQEPIWWLAGMAGALMGVVWNYAMSGLFVWRKK, translated from the coding sequence ATGAATGAAGCGATCAGACCAGGCCCCGATAATCTGCCGCAGGCTCAAGAGGGGCCGGAACTGTCGGTCATCGTCCCGACATTCAACGAGCGCGACAATGTCATGGTGCTGTACCGGCGCCTGGAAGCAACGCTCGCCAACGTCGCCTGGGAAGTCGTGTTCGTCGACGACAATTCGCCCGACGGCACGTGGGACGTCGTGCGCGCGCTGGGGCAGCGCGACAACCGCGTGCGCTGTATCCGCCGCATCGGCCGCCGCGGCCTGTCGGGCGCCTGCATCGAGGGCATCCTGGCGTCCAGTGCGCCTTATGTGGCCGTGATCGATGCCGACCTCCAGCACGACGAGACGCAGCTGCCGAAGATGCTGTTGCTGCTTGCGAGCGACCAGGCCGAGCTCGTGGTCGGCAGCCGCTACATCGAAGGCTACAAGAGCGAAGGCTTCGACAAGCAGCGCGCCGGCGCCAGCGCGCTGGCGACCGAGGTCGCAAGGAAGATGCTGCGGGTCGAGATCGCCGATCCCATGAGCGGCTTCTTCATGGTCCGCCGCGATCGGTTCGAACAGCTCGCGCCGAAACTGTCGGTGCACGGTTTCAAGATCCTGCTCGACCTCGTTGCGACCGCGCATGGCGGCTTGCGCGCCGTCGAGATTCCCTACACCTTCGGCGCCCGCCAGCACGGCGAGAGCAAGCTCGATTCCATGGTCGCGCTCGACTTTCTCGGTCTCGTGCTGGCCAAGCTGAGCAACGACATCGTCTCGCTGCGCTTCATCCTGTTCGCGATGGTCGGCGGCATCGGCCTCGTGGTGCATCTGACCACGTTGTTCATTGCCCTTCAGCTGTTCAAGGCTCCCTTCGCGGAGGCGCAGGCTGCCGGCGCCATCGTCGCCATGACCAGCAATTTCATCCTCAACAACTTCCTCACCTATCGCGACCAGCGGCTGAAGGGCTTTGCGCTGCTGCGCGGCCTGATTGCCTTCTACATCGTGTGCAGCGTCGGCCTGCTCGCCAATGTCGGCGTCGCCTTCTCGGTGTACGACCAGGAGCCGATCTGGTGGCTCGCCGGCATGGCCGGGGCGCTGATGGGCGTGGTGTGGAACTACGCGATGTCAGGCCTGTTCGTCTGGCGCAAGAAATAG
- a CDS encoding LysR family transcriptional regulator gives MNWDDLRIIAAVRDEGTYAGASARLRIDETTVGRRLARIQRDLGVPLFDAVDGLRRPTRHCEAVLEHVGAMAAHVAAIDRIKESQVGPVGRLRIASTNAVAEELLAPRASRFLRDHPGLTLQFLTSSSNVKFSRWQADLAIRLRKPEKGDFTISKLGDARLYFFEPTDRTGGEPIACVYPDELDAIPEAQFLRAKRLKNVRCVTDNVRIIRTMIQSHQAVGVLPEHSCGPLLADRSLRATLLPRRRDVWLLVQNHLKRDPAMRLTIDWVRACFQDLSHG, from the coding sequence ATGAACTGGGACGATCTGCGCATCATTGCCGCGGTCCGGGACGAGGGCACCTATGCCGGCGCCAGCGCGCGGCTGCGCATCGACGAGACCACGGTCGGCCGCCGGCTCGCGCGAATCCAGCGCGACCTCGGCGTGCCGCTGTTCGATGCCGTGGACGGGCTGCGGCGGCCGACACGCCATTGTGAGGCGGTGCTCGAGCATGTCGGCGCGATGGCGGCCCATGTCGCGGCGATCGACCGCATCAAGGAAAGCCAGGTGGGCCCGGTCGGGCGCCTGCGCATCGCCTCGACCAATGCGGTCGCCGAAGAGCTGCTGGCGCCGCGGGCAAGCAGGTTCCTGCGCGATCATCCCGGCCTGACCCTTCAATTCCTCACCTCCAGCAGCAACGTCAAGTTCTCGCGCTGGCAGGCCGACCTCGCCATTCGCCTGCGCAAGCCGGAGAAGGGCGACTTCACGATCTCCAAGCTCGGCGATGCCAGGCTGTATTTCTTCGAGCCAACTGACCGCACCGGTGGCGAGCCGATCGCCTGCGTCTATCCGGACGAGCTCGATGCCATTCCCGAAGCGCAGTTCCTGCGCGCGAAGCGGCTGAAGAACGTGCGCTGCGTCACCGACAATGTCCGCATCATCCGCACCATGATCCAGTCGCATCAGGCCGTCGGCGTGTTGCCCGAACACAGTTGCGGGCCGTTGCTCGCCGACCGCAGCCTGCGCGCCACGCTGCTGCCGAGGCGCCGCGATGTCTGGCTGCTGGTGCAGAACCATCTGAAGCGCGATCCGGCGATGCGGCTCACGATCGACTGGGTGAGGGCCTGTTTCCAGGATTTGTCGCACGGCTGA
- a CDS encoding DUF2778 domain-containing protein, producing MTTTNWLGAAAIGCVVMGAGWTIYSNILGASVYPTVGSIGYDEPVIKRAPKVALREAGEAIKETFALLPDRLQVAAPISREMFNERFAAAATQGVPSNAASAAPATQVAVAKETSKEAPKQSVIAKVAEALKPAPAKTGDKTADKTADKSKRATDAQVKLASADPAQIVPAPEAKPKSFVDRAKAAVMSITGPRQSMVEKLWGKREPSGGLLAYASADASVTASIAPKEQNPMFGGAPPYERDTAVYDITAKTVYLPDGTKLEAHSGLGSNLDDPRSQRTRMRGVTPPHIYTLKPREALFHGVPALRLTPIGGENAIYGRDGLLAHTYMLGPNGDSNGCVSFKDYYAFLDAYRNKGIRKLAVLARVE from the coding sequence ATGACCACGACCAATTGGCTTGGCGCCGCAGCTATCGGCTGCGTCGTGATGGGCGCCGGCTGGACCATCTACAGCAACATCCTCGGCGCCAGCGTCTATCCGACCGTCGGCAGCATTGGCTACGACGAGCCCGTGATCAAGCGCGCCCCCAAGGTCGCGCTGCGCGAGGCGGGCGAGGCCATCAAGGAAACCTTCGCGCTGCTGCCCGACCGCCTCCAGGTCGCCGCTCCGATCTCGCGCGAGATGTTCAACGAGCGCTTTGCCGCGGCTGCGACCCAAGGCGTGCCGTCGAATGCAGCGAGCGCAGCGCCCGCAACCCAGGTTGCGGTGGCCAAGGAAACGTCGAAGGAGGCCCCGAAGCAGAGCGTGATCGCGAAGGTCGCGGAAGCGCTGAAGCCGGCTCCGGCCAAGACTGGTGACAAGACTGCTGACAAGACCGCCGACAAGTCCAAACGTGCGACGGATGCGCAGGTCAAGCTGGCTTCGGCCGATCCGGCCCAGATCGTGCCGGCGCCCGAGGCAAAACCAAAATCCTTCGTCGATCGCGCCAAGGCGGCGGTGATGTCGATCACCGGTCCGCGACAGTCGATGGTCGAAAAGCTCTGGGGCAAGCGCGAGCCGTCCGGCGGGCTGCTCGCCTATGCCTCGGCCGATGCCAGCGTGACCGCGTCCATCGCGCCGAAGGAACAGAACCCGATGTTCGGCGGTGCGCCGCCCTATGAGCGTGACACCGCGGTCTACGACATCACGGCCAAGACGGTGTACCTGCCCGACGGCACCAAGCTCGAAGCGCATTCCGGCCTCGGCTCCAACCTCGACGATCCGCGCTCCCAGCGCACGCGCATGCGCGGCGTGACGCCGCCGCACATCTACACCCTGAAGCCGCGCGAAGCGCTGTTTCACGGCGTGCCCGCGCTGCGCCTGACCCCGATCGGCGGCGAGAATGCGATCTACGGCCGCGATGGCCTGCTCGCGCACACTTACATGCTCGGACCGAACGGCGATTCCAACGGCTGCGTGTCGTTCAAGGATTATTACGCGTTCCTCGACGCCTACCGCAACAAGGGCATCCGCAAGCTCGCGGTGCTGGCGCGGGTGGAGTGA
- a CDS encoding glycosyltransferase family 39 protein — translation MGGADARIVRNTALAIFALVALRLVAAAFTPITFDEAYYWMWSKHLAGGYYDHPPMVAYVIRAGTMIAGDTELGVRLVSILLALPMSYAIYRSAAILFGGARVAATSAILLNVTMMASVGTLIVTPDAPLLVASSFVLFFLAKVLETGRGVWWLAVGAAVGAALLSKYTAMFFGAAILIWLASVPKLRRWFLSPWPYLGGLVALALFAPVILWNADHQWVSFAKQLGRAKIEGFRPVFIAELIPTQIAFATPLVFILGAMGLHALTWQRAGALASRVLIETMLWTIVAYFVWHSLHARVEANWFAPVYPPFVVAAAAAANLVQWKPRARRLAEFCLRWAAPVGIVMFAALIVQANTGWLSGYRRDATVRSVGVGWRELAAGIEAVRTRYGATCVLAQDYGTTGWLAFYLPRGTCVVQQNQRIRWVNMDEPDPKLLAGKLLYVDELRPNGHPVLSDLFAKVTQVAQLQRKRGPLVVETYGVDLLEGAKGDVLDRSPPPEAR, via the coding sequence ATGGGCGGAGCTGACGCGCGGATCGTCCGCAACACCGCGCTGGCGATTTTTGCGCTGGTGGCCCTGCGGCTGGTCGCGGCCGCGTTCACGCCGATCACCTTCGACGAAGCCTATTACTGGATGTGGTCGAAGCATCTGGCGGGCGGTTACTACGACCACCCGCCGATGGTGGCTTATGTGATCCGCGCCGGCACCATGATCGCCGGCGATACCGAGCTCGGTGTCCGCCTGGTCTCGATCCTGCTCGCGCTGCCGATGAGCTATGCCATCTATCGCTCTGCCGCGATCCTGTTCGGGGGCGCGCGCGTGGCTGCGACCAGCGCCATCCTGCTCAACGTGACCATGATGGCCTCTGTCGGCACGCTGATCGTGACGCCCGACGCGCCGCTGCTGGTCGCCTCCAGCTTCGTGCTGTTCTTCCTCGCCAAGGTGCTGGAGACCGGACGCGGCGTCTGGTGGCTCGCGGTTGGCGCTGCTGTCGGTGCGGCACTGCTGTCGAAATACACCGCCATGTTCTTTGGTGCTGCGATCCTGATCTGGCTCGCTTCCGTGCCGAAACTCAGGCGCTGGTTTCTCTCGCCATGGCCCTATCTCGGGGGCCTGGTCGCGCTCGCGCTGTTCGCGCCGGTAATCCTCTGGAATGCGGACCATCAATGGGTCTCGTTCGCAAAGCAGCTCGGCCGCGCAAAGATCGAAGGCTTCCGTCCGGTCTTCATCGCCGAGCTGATCCCGACCCAGATTGCGTTTGCAACGCCGCTGGTCTTCATCCTTGGCGCGATGGGCCTGCATGCGCTGACCTGGCAGCGCGCCGGCGCGCTGGCCTCGCGCGTGCTGATCGAGACGATGTTGTGGACCATCGTCGCCTATTTCGTCTGGCATTCGCTGCACGCCCGCGTCGAAGCCAACTGGTTCGCGCCGGTCTATCCGCCCTTCGTCGTCGCTGCGGCCGCCGCCGCCAACCTCGTGCAGTGGAAGCCGCGTGCGCGGCGCCTGGCGGAGTTCTGCCTGCGCTGGGCCGCGCCTGTCGGCATCGTGATGTTTGCCGCGCTGATCGTGCAGGCCAACACCGGCTGGCTGTCCGGTTATCGCCGCGATGCCACCGTTCGCAGCGTCGGCGTCGGCTGGCGCGAGCTCGCCGCGGGAATCGAAGCGGTGCGCACCCGCTATGGCGCGACCTGCGTGCTGGCGCAGGACTACGGCACCACGGGCTGGCTCGCCTTTTACCTGCCGCGCGGCACCTGCGTGGTGCAGCAGAACCAGCGCATCCGCTGGGTCAACATGGACGAGCCCGATCCAAAGCTGCTTGCCGGCAAGCTGCTCTATGTCGACGAGCTGCGCCCGAACGGTCATCCCGTCCTCAGCGATCTCTTTGCGAAGGTCACGCAGGTCGCGCAATTGCAACGCAAGCGCGGGCCGCTCGTGGTCGAGACGTACGGTGTCGATCTGCTGGAGGGCGCCAAGGGTGACGTGCTGGACCGGTCGCCGCCGCCGGAAGCAAGATAG
- a CDS encoding cupin domain-containing protein, which produces MAKKKTKSRSAAHAAVKKRSGTRAAARSSARKAVKAKSRATPTKSATKTPARPKQRIAISHHREEDFKADGLRAYARYRDLGIADASHGLAQAHVIRLQGPCNPDEVSKLHFHNVDFQMVYVLKGWVKTYMDGQGETLMKEGSAWTQPPKIKHMILDYSDDVELLEVILPAEFKTVELKA; this is translated from the coding sequence ATGGCCAAGAAGAAGACGAAATCGCGCAGCGCAGCGCACGCCGCAGTGAAGAAGCGGAGCGGTACCAGGGCAGCAGCGCGATCCTCGGCCCGCAAAGCGGTGAAGGCGAAGTCTCGCGCGACGCCGACCAAGTCCGCGACCAAGACACCCGCGCGTCCCAAGCAGCGCATCGCGATCAGCCATCACCGCGAGGAAGATTTCAAGGCAGACGGCCTGCGCGCCTACGCCAGATACCGTGATCTCGGCATTGCCGATGCCAGCCACGGCCTTGCGCAAGCGCACGTGATCCGCCTGCAAGGTCCCTGCAATCCGGACGAGGTGTCCAAGCTCCACTTCCATAACGTCGACTTCCAGATGGTCTATGTGCTCAAGGGCTGGGTGAAGACCTACATGGACGGGCAGGGCGAAACCCTGATGAAGGAAGGCAGCGCCTGGACCCAGCCGCCGAAGATCAAGCACATGATCCTGGATTACTCCGATGACGTCGAGCTGCTGGAGGTGATTTTGCCGGCGGAGTTCAAGACGGTGGAGTTGAAGGCGTAG
- a CDS encoding cysteine hydrolase family protein, translating into MTAPKTLLELAGADLNPPRLNEACLVLIDIQNEYCAGPLALPDAQAAIAAAARLLARARESGAAIFHVAHKGRAGGLFDREAARGAIVERLAPLASEPVIEKALPNAFAGTDLQARLAATAHKNIVLAGFMTHMCVSSTARAALDLGLRTTIAADACATRDLPDGRGGIWDARTIHEVALAELSDRFAIIARSDALI; encoded by the coding sequence ATGACCGCTCCCAAGACCCTGCTCGAACTCGCCGGCGCCGATCTCAATCCGCCGAGGCTCAATGAAGCCTGTCTCGTGCTGATCGACATCCAGAACGAATATTGTGCCGGCCCGCTGGCCCTGCCCGATGCGCAAGCGGCGATCGCCGCCGCAGCGCGCCTGCTGGCGCGGGCACGGGAAAGCGGCGCTGCGATCTTCCATGTCGCGCACAAGGGCCGCGCCGGCGGCCTGTTCGACCGCGAGGCCGCCCGCGGCGCGATCGTCGAGCGCCTGGCGCCGCTCGCAAGCGAGCCCGTGATCGAGAAGGCGCTGCCGAACGCGTTCGCCGGCACCGACCTGCAAGCGCGTCTTGCCGCCACCGCACACAAGAACATCGTGCTGGCCGGCTTCATGACCCATATGTGCGTCTCCTCGACCGCCCGTGCCGCGCTCGACCTCGGCCTGCGGACGACGATTGCGGCCGATGCCTGCGCGACGCGCGACCTGCCCGATGGCCGCGGCGGCATCTGGGACGCCCGGACAATTCACGAGGTCGCGCTGGCGGAGCTCTCGGACCGCTTCGCGATCATCGCGCGCAGCGATGCGCTGATTTGA
- a CDS encoding co-chaperone GroES codes for MNFRPLHDRVVVKRIDAEEKTAGGIIIPDTAKEKPSQGEVVAVGPGGRDESGKLIPIDLKVGDRVLFGKWSGTEVKIDNVDLLIMKESDIMGVLDVPASKKKAA; via the coding sequence ATGAACTTCCGTCCGCTTCACGACCGCGTCGTGGTCAAGCGCATCGACGCAGAAGAGAAGACCGCTGGCGGCATCATCATTCCCGACACGGCCAAGGAAAAGCCCTCCCAGGGCGAAGTCGTCGCCGTCGGCCCCGGTGGCCGCGACGAATCCGGCAAGCTGATCCCGATCGACCTGAAGGTTGGCGACCGCGTGCTGTTCGGCAAGTGGTCCGGCACCGAAGTCAAGATCGACAACGTCGATCTGCTGATCATGAAGGAAAGCGACATCATGGGCGTCCTCGACGTCCCCGCTTCCAAGAAGAAGGCGGCCTAA
- the groL gene encoding chaperonin GroEL (60 kDa chaperone family; promotes refolding of misfolded polypeptides especially under stressful conditions; forms two stacked rings of heptamers to form a barrel-shaped 14mer; ends can be capped by GroES; misfolded proteins enter the barrel where they are refolded when GroES binds) — MAAKEVKFSVEARDKMLRGVDILANAVKVTLGPKGRNVVLDKSFGAPRITKDGVTVAKEIELEDKFENMGAQMVREVASKSADAAGDGTTTATVLAAAIVKEGAKSVAAGMNPMDLKRGIDLAVEAVVADLQKNSKKVTSNDEIAQVGTISANGDAEIGKFLSDAMKKVGNEGVITVEEAKSLETELDVVEGMQFDRGYISPYFVTNADKMRVEMDDAYILINEKKLSSLNELLPLLEAVVQTGKPLVIVAEDVEGEALATLVVNRLRGGLKVAAVKAPGFGDRRKAMLQDIAILTGGQAISEDLGIKLENVTLNMLGRAKKVMIDKENTTIVNGAGKKADIEARVAQIKAQIEETTSDYDREKLQERLAKLAGGVAVIRVGGATEVEVKERKDRVDDAMHATRAAVEEGIVPGGGVALLRASEQLKGLRTKNDDQKTGVEIVRKALSAPARQIAINAGEDGSVIVGKILENKAYAYGFDSQTGEYADLVKKGIIDPTKVVRTAIQNAASVAALLITTEAMVAELPKKGGAGPAMPPGGGMGGMDF; from the coding sequence ATGGCAGCCAAAGAAGTCAAATTCTCGGTTGAAGCGCGCGACAAGATGCTGCGCGGCGTCGACATCCTCGCCAACGCGGTGAAGGTCACGCTCGGCCCGAAGGGCCGCAACGTCGTGCTCGACAAGTCGTTCGGCGCTCCCCGCATCACAAAGGACGGCGTCACCGTCGCCAAGGAGATCGAGCTCGAGGACAAGTTCGAGAACATGGGCGCGCAGATGGTGCGCGAAGTCGCCTCCAAGTCCGCTGACGCGGCCGGCGACGGCACCACCACCGCCACCGTGCTCGCGGCCGCGATCGTGAAGGAAGGCGCCAAGTCGGTCGCCGCCGGCATGAACCCGATGGACCTCAAGCGCGGTATCGATCTCGCGGTCGAAGCCGTGGTCGCGGACCTGCAGAAGAACTCCAAGAAGGTCACGTCGAACGACGAGATCGCTCAGGTCGGCACCATCTCGGCCAACGGCGATGCCGAAATCGGCAAGTTCCTCTCCGACGCCATGAAGAAGGTCGGCAACGAGGGTGTCATCACCGTCGAGGAAGCCAAGTCGCTCGAGACCGAGCTCGACGTCGTCGAGGGCATGCAGTTCGACCGCGGCTACATCTCGCCCTACTTCGTCACCAACGCCGACAAGATGCGCGTTGAGATGGACGATGCCTACATCCTCATCAACGAGAAGAAGCTCTCCTCGCTGAACGAGCTGCTCCCGCTGCTCGAGGCCGTGGTGCAGACCGGCAAGCCGCTGGTCATCGTCGCCGAGGACGTCGAAGGCGAGGCGCTCGCGACCCTGGTCGTGAACCGTCTGCGCGGCGGCCTCAAGGTCGCGGCTGTCAAGGCTCCGGGCTTCGGCGATCGCCGCAAGGCCATGCTGCAGGACATCGCGATCCTGACCGGCGGCCAGGCGATCTCGGAAGATCTCGGCATCAAGCTCGAGAACGTCACGCTCAACATGCTCGGTCGCGCCAAGAAGGTGATGATCGACAAGGAGAACACCACGATCGTCAACGGCGCCGGCAAGAAGGCCGACATCGAGGCGCGCGTGGCCCAGATCAAGGCGCAGATCGAGGAGACCACCTCGGACTACGACCGTGAGAAGCTCCAGGAGCGTCTCGCCAAGCTCGCGGGCGGCGTCGCGGTGATCCGCGTCGGCGGCGCGACCGAGGTCGAGGTGAAGGAGCGCAAGGATCGCGTTGATGACGCGATGCATGCGACCCGCGCGGCTGTCGAGGAAGGCATCGTCCCGGGCGGCGGCGTCGCCCTGCTCCGTGCCTCCGAGCAGCTCAAGGGCCTGCGCACCAAGAACGACGACCAGAAGACCGGCGTCGAGATCGTGCGCAAGGCGCTGTCGGCTCCCGCTCGCCAGATCGCGATCAACGCCGGCGAAGACGGCTCGGTGATCGTCGGCAAGATCCTGGAGAACAAGGCCTACGCTTACGGCTTCGACTCCCAGACCGGCGAATATGCCGACCTCGTCAAGAAGGGCATCATCGACCCGACCAAGGTGGTCCGCACCGCGATCCAGAACGCAGCCTCGGTGGCCGCGCTCCTGATCACCACGGAAGCCATGGTCGCCGAGCTGCCCAAGAAGGGCGGCGCCGGACCGGCCATGCCCCCCGGCGGCGGCATGGGCGGCATGGACTTCTAA
- a CDS encoding glutathione binding-like protein: MLQLYFFPMACSLSSRIALMEADIEAQYHLAHIWTKRILDDGSDFRGVSPKGAVPVLVLENGERLTESAAVLQYIADSKPKAGLAPEFGDPDRYRLQEWLSFIGAEIHKAFLFPAFWYKDDDSLAKPRARIAQTLSVPSAHLAEREFLVGNSFTVADAHLTWALLLLRPAGVDIAQWPSLSGYLGRMQARPAVRDAIATEMALRKAMAA, encoded by the coding sequence ATGCTGCAACTCTATTTCTTTCCGATGGCCTGCTCGCTCTCGAGCCGCATTGCGCTGATGGAGGCCGATATCGAGGCGCAGTATCACCTCGCCCATATCTGGACCAAGAGGATCCTGGACGACGGCAGCGATTTCCGCGGCGTGTCGCCGAAGGGCGCGGTGCCGGTTCTGGTGCTGGAGAACGGCGAACGGCTGACCGAGAGCGCGGCAGTGCTGCAGTACATTGCAGATTCGAAGCCGAAGGCAGGCCTTGCGCCTGAGTTCGGCGATCCCGATCGCTATCGTCTCCAGGAATGGCTGAGCTTCATCGGTGCCGAGATCCACAAGGCGTTCCTGTTTCCAGCCTTCTGGTACAAGGACGACGACTCGCTCGCCAAGCCGCGCGCGAGGATCGCACAGACATTGTCGGTGCCATCGGCGCATCTGGCGGAGCGCGAATTCCTCGTCGGCAACAGCTTCACCGTCGCGGATGCGCACCTCACCTGGGCGCTGCTGCTGCTGCGCCCTGCGGGCGTCGACATCGCGCAATGGCCGTCCCTGTCGGGCTATCTCGGCCGCATGCAGGCTCGCCCCGCAGTGCGGGATGCGATCGCAACGGAGATGGCGCTGCGCAAGGCGATGGCGGCGTGA
- a CDS encoding DUF72 domain-containing protein: MRDPPVAKAKTASKKSGNIFIGIGGWTFEPWRGVFYPEKLTQAKELSYAASKLTSIEINGTYYGSQKPESFRKWASEVPDGFVFSVKGPRFATNRRVLAEAGDSIKRFYDSGVLELGDRLGPVLWQFAPTKKFDGADFGKFLELLPRKLEGRALRHVVEIRHDSFCTPDFVALIREFETPVVFAEHGKYPAIADVAGDFVYARLQKGNDEIKTCYPPKQLDAWAERFQAWASGDEPDDLPKVDKAKPKKEPRDVFAYVIHEGKVRAPAGAMELIARVS; this comes from the coding sequence ATGCGAGATCCTCCTGTGGCCAAAGCAAAAACCGCGTCAAAAAAATCCGGCAACATCTTCATCGGTATCGGTGGCTGGACCTTCGAGCCCTGGCGCGGTGTGTTCTATCCGGAGAAGCTCACACAGGCGAAGGAGCTGTCTTACGCGGCCTCGAAGCTGACCTCGATCGAGATCAACGGCACCTATTACGGCTCGCAGAAGCCGGAGAGCTTTCGCAAATGGGCGAGCGAGGTCCCCGACGGCTTCGTGTTCTCGGTGAAGGGACCGCGCTTCGCCACCAACCGCCGCGTCCTCGCCGAAGCCGGCGACTCCATCAAGCGATTCTATGATTCCGGCGTGCTGGAACTCGGCGACCGTCTCGGGCCGGTGCTGTGGCAATTCGCGCCGACCAAGAAATTCGACGGCGCCGATTTCGGAAAGTTCCTCGAGCTGTTGCCCCGCAAGCTCGAGGGCCGCGCGCTGCGCCATGTCGTGGAGATTCGCCACGACAGCTTTTGCACGCCGGACTTCGTGGCGCTGATCCGCGAGTTCGAGACGCCTGTGGTGTTCGCCGAACACGGCAAATATCCTGCCATCGCCGATGTCGCCGGCGATTTCGTGTATGCCCGGCTGCAGAAAGGCAATGACGAGATCAAGACCTGCTATCCGCCGAAGCAGCTCGACGCATGGGCCGAGCGCTTTCAGGCCTGGGCTTCGGGCGATGAACCGGACGACCTGCCGAAAGTCGACAAGGCCAAGCCGAAGAAGGAGCCGCGCGACGTGTTTGCCTATGTCATCCACGAGGGCAAGGTGCGCGCACCGGCCGGCGCCATGGAACTGATCGCGCGGGTGAGCTGA
- a CDS encoding DUF488 domain-containing protein produces MAKAKKLFTIGYEQTPPKAVLDELEEAGVKLVVDVRAVTSSRRPGFSKKQLSAGLDERGIAYVHLAALGTPKEGRLAARSGQYDVLETIFSKHLKTPEAKEAMDELSALVKKAGPVCLLCYERDHTHCHRQMIAEIIEERDGVAVTNLAGQQV; encoded by the coding sequence ATGGCAAAAGCGAAAAAGCTGTTCACCATCGGCTATGAGCAGACGCCGCCCAAGGCGGTGCTGGACGAGCTGGAAGAGGCCGGCGTCAAGCTCGTGGTCGACGTGCGCGCGGTGACGTCGTCGCGCCGGCCGGGCTTTTCCAAGAAGCAGTTGTCCGCAGGACTCGACGAGCGCGGCATCGCCTATGTCCATCTCGCCGCGCTGGGCACACCGAAGGAAGGCCGGCTCGCCGCGCGCAGCGGGCAGTACGACGTGCTGGAGACGATTTTCTCAAAACACCTGAAGACGCCCGAGGCGAAGGAAGCGATGGACGAGCTCTCGGCGCTGGTGAAGAAGGCCGGCCCGGTATGCCTGCTCTGCTACGAGCGTGATCATACCCATTGCCACCGCCAGATGATCGCTGAGATCATCGAGGAGCGCGATGGGGTGGCGGTGACGAATTTGGCGGGGCAGCAGGTGTAA